The following proteins are co-located in the Cutaneotrichosporon cavernicola HIS019 DNA, chromosome: 3 genome:
- the NIK1 gene encoding uncharacterized protein (His Kinase A (phosphoacceptor) domain), translated as MDGVASLHPPEGPSPFEAHILNLLSTLDQNPSLPFQTSPATKTPSQLAIERGILALAERASHNASSLPPTVPHGATNSHLTTPPPHNTTLAACPSCSAPIYQSTVPPTSPFASLELTSPRQSWSNGVADTGMSAEKELELLKAQVQDIARVCKAVATGDLSQKIIVPVKGQAMTELKDIINSMVDRLKTFATEVERVSLEVGTQGKLGGQAVVEGVEGTWRELTNVVNRLAANLTNQVRSIAKVTKAVARGDLSETITVVASGEIAELATTVNGMVYSLRLLADEVSRVSLEVGSQGKLGGQAHVPNVEGVWKDLTVNVNRMCHSLTTQVRSIGSVTTAVARGDLSKTIEIEAEGEMAVLKDTVNSMVKQLTIFAGEVTRVALEVGTQGRLGGQAVVDGVEGVWADLTTNVNKMARNLTEQVREIAEVTKAVARGDLTKTVNADVQGEILELKLTVNGMVAQLTVFAAEVTRVSLEVGTEGKLGGQALVPNVEGTWKILTDNVNLMALNLTTQVRSVAEVTTAVAAGDLSKKITVEAFGEIAQLKNTVNAMVDSLRSFSSEVTRVAREVGTDGRLGGQAFVPGVAGTWKDLTDCVNVMAANLTVQVRTIAHATTAVARGDLTQKVTGVTVSGEILDLVNTINNMIDQLAIFAAEVTRVAREVGTEGKLGVQAEVENIEGTWQEITSNVNTMASNLTSQVRAFAQISAAATDGDFTRFITVEASGEMDSLKTKINQMVYNLRESIEKNTSARQQAELANRSKSEFLANMSHEIRTPMNGIIGMTVLTLESELTRQQRENLMIVSSLAQSLLTIIDDILDISKIEAGRMTMEQIPFSLRLAVFSVLKTLCVKASQNKLDLIFDIDPTIPDQLIGDPLRLRQVITNLIGNAVKFTTEGQVALSCRVKAKRDATVELQFCVADTGIGIKQDKLDVIFDTFAQADGSTTRKYGGTGLGLTISKRLVSLMNGNLWVESEFGEGSRFYFTMTTEATSTLKEQVAERLAPWAGRSVLYIDTLDDTTGVSEMLQSLHLKPTVIHSPNAVWDLKQAPEGFPHYDTMIVDSLAAAEKIRTIEHLRYIPIVLLAPSNKPSGPENPSFIDLDETRRKLLNLPSPTEQILSPVPVKDCLDMGINTYYTTPLNLQELSNAILPALESHQVQPGDTVKDTVLNILLAEDNVVNQKLAVKLLEVAGHKIEVADNGEIAIDKYKKRQAERKAFDVILMDVSMPVMGGMEATGLIREYEAFNGVQATPIIALTAHAMIGDKERCLAAGMTAYVTKPLRRGDLLQAISKVLQAKPAAHPSYLGEASMDDADRTLVLASR; from the exons ATGGACGGCGTAGCGTCCCTCCACCCGCCGGAGGGCCCGTCCCCATTCGAGGCGCacatcctcaacctcctcagCACGCTCGACCAGAACCCGTCCCTCCCATTCCAGACCTCGCCAGCCACCAAGACGCCGTCTCAACTTGCCATTGAGCGCGGtatcctcgccctcgccgagcgcgcctcTCACaacgcgtcctcgctcccGCCCACCGTCCCCCATGGCGCCACCAACTCGCACCTgaccacgccgccgccccacAACACGACCCTGGCCGCTTGCCCATCATGCTCGGCGCCGATCTATCAGTCCACTGTTCCGCCCACGTCACCCTTTGCTTCCCTCGAGCTCACGTCGCCCCGCCAGTCGTGGTCGAACGGCGTTGCCGACACTGGCATGTCGGCTGAGAAGGAACTGGAATTACTCAAGGCTCAGGTTCAGGACATTGCGCGTGTTTGCAAG GCTGTCGCGACTGGCGACCTCTCGCAGAAGATTATCGTCCCCGTCAAGGGCCAGGCGATGACGGAACTCAAGGACATTATCAATTCAATGGTTGACCGGCTCAAGACATTCGCTaccgaggttgagcgcgtctcgctcgaggttggcacCCAGGGCAAGCTCGGTGGGCaggccgtcgtcgagggcgtcgagggcacATGGCGGGAGCTCACCAACGTCGTTAACCGTCTGGCTGCAAACCTCACCAACCAGGTCCGCAGCATCGCAAAGGTTACCAAGGCTGTCGCCCGCGGCGATCTTAGTGAGACCATCACTGTCGTCGCCAGCGGCGAGATCGCCGAACTTGCTACCACGGTTAACGGAATG GTGTATAGCCTACGGTTACTAGCAGACGAAGTCAGTCGAGTGTCCCTTGAAGTAGGTTCGCAAGGAAAGCTCGGTGGCCAAGCACACGTGCCCAACGTCGAAGGTGTATGGAAGGATCTCACAGTTAAT GTCAATCGCATGTGTCACTCTCTCACAACGCAAGTGCGGTCCATTGGAAGCGTCACAACTGCCGTTGCGAGG GGAGACCTGTCCAAGACGATTGAAATCGAGGCCGAAGGAGAGATGGCTGTGCTCAAGGACACTGTCAACTCCATGGTCAAGCAACTGACCATCTTTGCGGGCGAAGTCACACGTGTCGCCCTCGAAGTCGGAACACAGGGTAGGCTGGGAGGCCAAGCCGTggtcgatggcgtcgaAGGTGTCTGGGCAGACCTCACTACCAATGTCAAC aaAATGGCACGAAACCTCACGGAACAAGTGCGAGAGATTGCAGAAGTCACCAAGGCCGTCGCTCGCGGCGACCTCACCAAGACAGTCAACGCCGATGTCCAGGGCGAGAttctcgagctcaagcttACTGTAAACGGAATGGTGGCACAGCTCACCGTGTTTGCGGCAGAGGTCACGCGTGTGTCTCTTGAAGTCGGTACTGAAGGCAAGCTCGGTGGACAGGCCTTGGTTCCCAACGTCGAAGGTACATGGAAGATTCTCACGGACAATGTCAACCTGATGGCGCTCAACCTCACGACGCAGGTGCGCTCCGTCGCAGAAGTCACAaccgccgtcgctgccggTGACCTGTCGAAGAAGATTACAGTCGAGGCGTTTGGTGAAATTGCCCAGCTCAAGAACACTGTCAACGCCATGGTGGACTCGCTccgctccttctcgtccgAAGTCACTCG TGTCGCTCGTGAAGTCGGTACAGACGGCCGCCTCGGTGGCCAGGCTTTCGTCCCCGGCGTCGCTGGAACTTGGAAGGACCTTACTGACTGTGTCAACGTCATGGCTGCCAACCTCACAGTTCAGGTGCGAACCATCGcccacgccaccaccgctgTCGCAAGAGGCGACCTCACGCAGAAGGTCACTGGCGTGACCGTCTCTGGAGAAatcctcgacctcgtcaacacTATCAACAACATGATTGACCAGCTTGCTATCTTCGCCGCCGAAGTCACGCGTGTCGCACGCGAGGTCGGTACCGAGGGCAAGCTGGGTGtccaggccgaggtcgagaacaTTGAGGGCACGTGGCAAGAGATCACGTCCAACGTCAACACCATGGCGTCCAACCTCACGTCGCAGGTGCGCGCGTTTGCCCAGATCTCGGCGGCTGCCACAGACGGTGACTTTACACGCTTCATCACTGTCGAGGCATCGGGTGAGATGGACAGTCTCAAGACCAAGATCAACCAGATGGTGTACAACCTGCGCGAGTCCATCGAGAAGAACACGAGCGCGCGTCAGCAAGCCGAGCTTGCGAACCGTTCCAAGTCCGAGttcctcgccaacatgTCGCACGAAATTCGCACACCAATGAACGGTATCATCGGCATGACCGTGCTCACTCTCGAGAGCGAGTTGACTCGCCAGCAGCGAGAGAACCTCATGATTgtctcgagcttggcacAGTCGCTGCTCACTATCATCGACGACATTCTCGACATTTCCAAGATCGAGGCTGGTCGCATGACAATGGAACAGATTCCTTTCTCGCTTCGCCTCGCCGTCTTCAGCGTCCTAAAGACGTTGTGCGTCAAAGCATCGCAGAACAAGCTTGACCTCATCTTCGACATCGACCCGACGATACCAGACCAGCTGATTGGTGACCCCTTGCGTCTCCGCCAGGTCATCACCAACCTCATTGGCAACGCTGTCAAGTTTACCACCGAGGGCCAGGTTGCCCTCTCCTGCCGCGTAAAGGCGAAGAGGGACGCCACTGTTGAACTGCAGTTCTGTGTGGCCGACACAGGCATCGGCATCAAGCAGGACAAGTTAGACGTCATCTTCGATACGTTCGCCCAGGCAGAcggctcgacgacgcgcaaGTACGGTGGCACTGGTCTGGGGTTGACCATCTCGAAGCGTCTGGTCAGCCTCATGAACGGTAACCTCTGGGTCGAGTCCGAGTTTGGCGAGGGCAGTCGATTCTACTTTACGATGACGACTGAGGCGACGTCAACTTTGAAGGAgcaggtcgccgagcggcTGGCGCCGTGGGCCGGGCGGTCGGTGCTGTACatcgacacgctcgacgacacTACCGGCGTGAGCGAGATGCTGCAGAGCTTACATCTCAAACCGACGGTCATCCACTCTCCCAACGCGGTCTGGGACCTCAAGCAGGCCCCAGAAGGCTTTCCCCACTATGACACGATGATCGTTgactcgctcgccgcggcggagaAGATCCGCACTATTGAGCACCTGCGGTATATCCCCATCGTACTCCTCGCGCCTTCTAACAAGCCGAGCGGGCCTGAGAACCCGTCCTTCATCGACCTGGATGAGACGCGGCGGAAACTGCTCAACCTCCCGTCGCCTACCGAGCAAATACTTTCGCCTGTGCCTGTCAAGGACTGCCTTGACATGGGTATCAACACGTACTACACCACgcccctcaacctccaggAGTTGAGCAACGCGATCCTCCCCGCACTCGAATCGCACCAGGTGCAGCCAGGCGACACGGTCAAGGACACGGTGCTCAACATCCTGCTTGCAGAGGACAACGTTGTCAACCAGAAGCTTGCAGTCAAACTGCTGGAGGTAGCAGGTCACAAGATTGAGGTGGCGGACAACGGCGAGATTGCCATCGACAAGTACAAGAAGCGGCAAGCGGAGCGCAAAGCGTTCGACGTTATTCTT ATGGACGTGTCGATGCCAGTTATGGGCGGCATGGAGGCGACGGGGTTAATCCGCGAGTACGAAGCGTTCAACGGCGTGCAGGCTACGCCGATTATCGCGCTCACAGCCCACGCAATGATAGGAGACAAGGAGCGGTGCCTGGCCGCAGGCATGACGGCTTACGTGACCAAGCCACTGCGACGCGGCGATCTCCTCCAGGCCATCTCCAAAGTGTTACAGGCCAAGCCGGCGGCGCATCCGTCgtacctcggcgaggcgtCGATGGACGACGCGGACCGCACGCTCGTGCTTGCGAGCCGCTGA